One segment of Bradyrhizobium sp. CB2312 DNA contains the following:
- a CDS encoding flagellar assembly protein FliX — protein sequence MRIYGPNGTTLGAPASQARRTSSGTFVLPDTSSAQETRSAAAPKAAANIDALIALQGIEEDPVERRKRSVARGKTALDVLDDLKMGLLSGNLDGSTVMRLRDAAANLKSSSGDAGLDAVLAEIELRVEVELAKAGQA from the coding sequence ATGCGCATCTATGGACCGAACGGCACCACGCTTGGAGCGCCGGCCAGCCAGGCCAGGCGAACGAGTTCGGGCACCTTCGTGCTGCCCGACACCTCGTCGGCGCAGGAGACGCGGAGTGCCGCCGCACCGAAGGCCGCCGCCAATATCGACGCGCTGATCGCACTGCAAGGCATCGAGGAGGATCCGGTCGAGCGTCGCAAGCGCTCGGTCGCCCGCGGCAAGACTGCGCTCGACGTGCTCGACGATCTCAAGATGGGGCTTCTCTCCGGTAATCTCGACGGGTCCACCGTGATGCGTCTGCGCGATGCGGCGGCGAATTTGAAATCGTCGTCCGGCGACGCCGGTCTCGATGCCGTGCTTGCCGAGATCGAGCTGCGCGTCGAGGTCGAACTGGCCAAGGCCGGGCAGGCCTGA
- a CDS encoding helix-turn-helix domain-containing protein: MKPDVYAANCPTRRILDRVGDKWAVLILLLLREEPMRFNQLRRTIEGISQKMLSQVLKSLERDGLIRRHAIATVPVTVEYSITQLGITLAAAVDPLRDWAEQNLKDVLAAQRRYDAQLKDEAA; this comes from the coding sequence ATGAAACCCGACGTCTATGCAGCGAACTGCCCCACGCGCCGGATCCTCGATCGCGTCGGCGACAAATGGGCGGTGCTGATCCTGTTGCTGCTGCGCGAGGAGCCGATGCGTTTCAATCAGTTGCGCCGGACGATTGAAGGCATTTCGCAGAAGATGCTGAGCCAGGTTCTCAAATCGCTCGAACGCGACGGCCTGATCAGGCGCCACGCCATCGCGACCGTGCCGGTGACGGTCGAGTATTCGATCACGCAGCTCGGCATTACTCTCGCCGCCGCGGTCGATCCGCTGCGTGATTGGGCCGAACAGAATCTGAAAGACGTGCTCGCCGCCCAGCGCCGCTACGACGCGCAGCTGAAGGATGAAGCGGCGTAG
- a CDS encoding NAD(P)-dependent oxidoreductase: MKIAVAGASGRAGSDITKELSRRGHAVTAIARNPEKIAVLPNVTPIKGDVLDQAGLATLWAGHDVAVSSVHFLASDPLKLIGAAKQSGVGRYLVVGGAGSLEVAPGVKLVTTPGFPAQYKAEAEKGSEFLDLLRQEKDLNWTFISPSALFVEGERTGKFRLGTDQLLADANGKSWITFADYAIALADEIERPAHLRQRFTVGY, encoded by the coding sequence ATGAAAATCGCAGTCGCCGGCGCCTCGGGCCGGGCCGGATCGGACATCACCAAGGAACTGTCCCGCCGCGGCCACGCGGTCACGGCCATCGCCCGCAATCCCGAGAAGATCGCGGTCCTGCCCAACGTCACGCCCATCAAGGGCGACGTGCTCGACCAGGCCGGCCTCGCCACGCTGTGGGCAGGGCATGACGTCGCTGTCAGTTCCGTGCACTTCCTCGCCAGCGACCCGCTCAAGCTGATCGGCGCAGCGAAGCAGTCCGGCGTGGGCCGTTACCTCGTCGTCGGTGGCGCCGGCAGCCTGGAGGTCGCTCCTGGCGTGAAGCTAGTCACAACCCCCGGTTTTCCGGCCCAGTACAAGGCCGAGGCCGAAAAGGGTTCCGAGTTCCTGGACCTGCTGCGGCAGGAGAAGGACCTGAACTGGACCTTCATCTCGCCGTCGGCGCTGTTCGTCGAGGGGGAGCGCACGGGCAAGTTCCGGCTCGGGACCGATCAGCTTCTCGCAGATGCGAACGGGAAAAGCTGGATCACCTTCGCCGACTACGCCATTGCGCTCGCGGACGAGATCGAGCGCCCAGCCCATCTGAGGCAGCGCTTCACGGTCGGCTACTAG
- the dksA gene encoding RNA polymerase-binding protein DksA, translated as MNDRQKEYFRLKLLAWKDEILKESKLTLQALQEENVNHPDLADRASSETDRAIELRARDRQRKLIAKIDAALQRIEDNTYGYCEDTGEPISLKRLEARPIATLSVEAQERHEKREKVYRDE; from the coding sequence ATGAACGACCGGCAGAAGGAGTACTTCCGTTTGAAGCTCCTCGCCTGGAAGGATGAGATCCTCAAAGAGTCCAAGCTCACCCTGCAAGCCTTGCAGGAGGAGAACGTCAACCACCCCGATCTTGCCGATCGGGCATCGTCCGAAACCGACCGCGCCATCGAACTCCGTGCCCGCGACCGCCAGCGCAAGTTGATCGCCAAGATCGACGCCGCGCTCCAGCGCATCGAGGACAACACCTACGGCTATTGCGAGGACACCGGCGAACCGATCTCTTTGAAGCGGCTCGAAGCCCGGCCCATCGCGACGCTCTCGGTGGAAGCGCAGGAGCGCCACGAGAAACGCGAGAAGGTCTACCGCGACGAATAG
- a CDS encoding helix-turn-helix domain-containing protein produces MDFETGMENLTSVCDGHCDCSPDPALLADFKRAIHALGGKWKLEILFALMNGTVRFGALRRSIGGITQHMLTTQLRELEQDGLVSRTVFAGKPLRVEYELTDAAYGLLPAFKEILSWSRLYGDARLAASRQA; encoded by the coding sequence ATGGATTTCGAGACCGGTATGGAAAACCTGACCAGCGTTTGCGACGGCCACTGCGATTGCAGCCCGGACCCTGCTTTGCTCGCCGACTTCAAGCGGGCCATCCATGCCCTCGGCGGCAAGTGGAAGCTGGAGATCCTGTTCGCGCTGATGAACGGCACGGTTCGTTTCGGTGCGTTGCGGCGATCGATCGGCGGCATCACCCAGCACATGCTGACGACGCAACTGCGCGAGCTCGAGCAGGACGGTCTCGTGTCACGCACCGTCTTTGCGGGAAAACCCTTAAGGGTCGAGTACGAGCTGACGGATGCGGCTTACGGCCTATTGCCGGCGTTTAAGGAAATATTGAGCTGGTCCAGACTCTATGGCGACGCGCGCCTTGCGGCGTCGCGACAGGCCTGA
- a CDS encoding aldehyde reductase encodes MSTVLVTGGSGFVGVHVVLQLMATGHTVRTTVRRPDRRDDVLAMLREGGAAAPESLSFFTADLTADDGWREAVAGCDYVLHVASPLSTSVPKDENEMIIPARDGTLRVLRAAREAGVKRVVITSSLGAIGYGHPPREKPFDETDWTNLTGSDVQPYIKSKTLAERAAWDFVAREGGGLELSVVNPAGIFGPVLGPDFSGSIEIVKSLLDGAMPAVPRVYFGVVDGRDVADLHLRAMTAPEAKGERFIAVSGETMSILDIGKVLRRELGPRARRVPRLQAPDWLVRLAATRVPLLRAVVPMLGRVRHSTSAKARSVLGWQPRSNDEAILATAESLIRLDLVKG; translated from the coding sequence ATGAGCACTGTTCTGGTCACCGGCGGCTCGGGCTTTGTCGGAGTCCATGTCGTCCTGCAATTGATGGCGACCGGCCATACGGTGCGGACGACGGTGCGCCGGCCGGACCGACGGGACGACGTGCTGGCGATGCTCCGCGAGGGCGGGGCGGCAGCGCCGGAGAGCCTGTCCTTCTTCACCGCCGACCTCACCGCGGACGACGGTTGGCGCGAGGCCGTCGCCGGCTGCGATTACGTGCTTCATGTCGCCTCGCCCCTGTCGACCAGTGTTCCCAAGGACGAGAACGAGATGATCATCCCCGCCCGCGACGGCACGCTGCGGGTGCTGCGCGCGGCGCGCGAGGCCGGCGTCAAGCGGGTCGTCATCACCTCTTCGCTGGGTGCGATCGGCTACGGCCATCCGCCACGCGAAAAACCGTTCGACGAGACCGACTGGACCAATCTCACAGGCAGCGACGTGCAGCCCTACATCAAGTCCAAGACCCTGGCCGAGCGGGCGGCCTGGGATTTCGTCGCGCGCGAGGGCGGCGGGCTCGAACTGTCGGTGGTCAATCCCGCGGGCATTTTTGGTCCCGTGCTGGGGCCGGACTTCTCCGGCTCGATCGAGATCGTGAAATCGCTGCTCGACGGCGCCATGCCGGCGGTGCCGCGGGTCTATTTTGGCGTGGTCGATGGGCGCGACGTCGCCGATTTGCACCTGCGGGCGATGACGGCGCCCGAAGCGAAGGGCGAGCGCTTCATCGCGGTCTCCGGCGAGACGATGTCGATCCTGGACATCGGCAAGGTATTGCGGCGGGAACTCGGACCGCGGGCGCGGCGGGTTCCGCGGCTCCAGGCCCCGGACTGGCTGGTGCGGCTGGCGGCAACCCGGGTCCCGCTGCTGCGCGCCGTGGTTCCGATGCTTGGACGTGTCAGGCATTCCACCAGCGCCAAGGCGAGGTCGGTGCTGGGCTGGCAGCCCCGCTCGAACGACGAGGCGATCCTCGCCACAGCCGAAAGCCTGATCCGGCTCGACCTGGTCAAGGGTTGA
- a CDS encoding fumarylacetoacetate hydrolase family protein, which translates to MDKILAGAKAIALARRNHAPLAALERPPADEAEGYRVQRALHDLLLPHVGPLVGYKIGCTSQVMQDYIGIPHPCGGGVFEKGVHDSGAKLAAKDYVRVGVECEIAVRLQRDLAAGEAPFTAEWVGEAVEAYQPAIEIVDDRYVKWETMGAPTLIADDFFAAGCVLGEAVPRSSVPDLKAVKGRAIVNGEEVSHGTGADVLGHPHNALAWLANHLAAEGKGLHAGQLVLTGSLVKTLWLKAGDKVRMELDGLGVVEAEFT; encoded by the coding sequence ATGGACAAGATTCTCGCAGGCGCAAAGGCGATCGCGCTGGCGCGCCGCAACCATGCGCCGCTCGCGGCGCTGGAGCGTCCTCCAGCCGACGAGGCCGAGGGCTACCGGGTCCAGCGGGCGCTGCACGATCTGCTGCTGCCGCATGTCGGGCCGCTGGTCGGCTACAAGATCGGCTGCACCAGCCAGGTGATGCAGGACTATATCGGCATCCCGCACCCTTGCGGCGGCGGCGTGTTCGAGAAGGGTGTGCATGACAGCGGCGCGAAGCTCGCCGCCAAAGATTATGTCCGCGTCGGCGTCGAATGCGAGATCGCGGTGCGGCTGCAGCGCGACCTCGCCGCCGGCGAGGCGCCGTTCACGGCCGAATGGGTCGGCGAGGCGGTCGAGGCCTATCAACCCGCGATCGAGATCGTCGACGACCGCTATGTGAAGTGGGAAACGATGGGCGCGCCAACGCTGATCGCCGACGACTTCTTCGCCGCCGGCTGCGTGCTCGGCGAGGCGGTGCCGCGCTCGTCGGTGCCGGACTTGAAAGCGGTCAAGGGCCGCGCCATCGTCAACGGCGAAGAGGTCAGCCACGGCACCGGCGCCGACGTGCTCGGCCATCCCCACAACGCGCTCGCCTGGCTCGCCAACCATCTCGCCGCGGAAGGCAAGGGTTTGCATGCGGGGCAGCTCGTTCTGACCGGAAGCCTCGTGAAGACGCTGTGGCTGAAAGCCGGCGACAAGGTGCGGATGGAGCTGGATGGGCTGGGCGTGGTGGAGGCGGAGTTTACGTGA
- the flgH gene encoding flagellar basal body L-ring protein FlgH, producing the protein MSSFSSASRLRRIAISALLLAASALGGCSSIDRLSQIGEQPKLSAIDNPTTQPGYKPVQMPMPKPEVASYNPNSLWRNGSRAFFKDQRAHQIGDLLTVTVNITDKANIANETQRSRTNSENSGISDFIGAQTITQAHKILPGRILTADSTASSDGKGSVNRTEALQTNVAAVVTQVLPNGNLVVEGKQEIRVNYEIRELVVAGIVRPEDIQSDNTIDSTKIAQARIAYGGRGQITDVQQPRYGQQVMDVLLPF; encoded by the coding sequence ATGTCCTCGTTCAGTTCGGCTTCCCGTCTTCGTCGCATCGCGATCTCCGCCCTGCTGCTGGCAGCCAGCGCGCTGGGCGGCTGCTCTTCGATCGACCGCCTGTCGCAGATCGGCGAGCAGCCGAAATTGTCCGCGATCGACAATCCGACGACGCAGCCCGGCTACAAGCCGGTGCAGATGCCGATGCCGAAGCCGGAAGTCGCCTCCTACAATCCGAACTCGCTGTGGCGCAACGGCAGCCGCGCCTTCTTCAAGGACCAGCGCGCCCACCAGATCGGCGACCTGCTCACCGTGACCGTGAACATCACCGACAAGGCCAACATTGCCAACGAGACCCAGCGCAGCCGCACCAACTCGGAAAATTCGGGCATCAGCGACTTCATCGGCGCGCAGACCATCACGCAGGCGCACAAGATCCTGCCGGGCCGCATCCTCACCGCCGACTCCACCGCCTCCAGCGACGGCAAAGGCTCGGTCAACCGCACGGAAGCCCTGCAGACCAACGTCGCCGCGGTGGTCACCCAGGTGCTGCCGAACGGCAACCTCGTGGTGGAAGGCAAGCAGGAGATCCGCGTCAACTACGAGATCCGCGAGCTCGTGGTCGCAGGCATCGTCCGCCCCGAAGACATCCAGAGCGACAACACCATCGACTCCACGAAGATCGCACAAGCCCGCATCGCCTATGGCGGCCGCGGCCAGATCACGGACGTGCAGCAGCCGCGCTACGGCCAGCAAGTCATGGACGTGCTGCTGCCCTTCTAA
- the flgA gene encoding flagellar basal body P-ring formation chaperone FlgA, with protein sequence MIRTTLATISALLVLALPAQAADDVIAAPTLRASVTVTSDVVRVGDLIDNAGSTALTPVYRSPDLGTTGALPVAQVLSVLRAKQVIGVMTGDIKEVQVTRLARTLASKDLETAVASALERRFGLGDAANIAVTFDRGVSDMRLDASSTGALQPVATRYDARSGRFDIAFEVSNDSNSTPTKLRFTGTAIETVEVAVLTRDIDRADLLKSSDISLERRPKAEVTGEPASRERTIGMQLRRPMRAGTPIRVADIVKPDFVQRDQSVTVIYQVPGIYLTTRGKAIESGAEGDIVSVLNLQTKRTLTGIVTGRGQVTVQGASQSAPMAPAVEQTSSLKRDEAPAPVDTAALVRNLVQAPASQAQIAQAQIPQTRVSQAPAKSE encoded by the coding sequence ATGATCCGCACCACACTCGCCACGATCTCCGCCCTGCTGGTGCTGGCCCTGCCGGCGCAAGCCGCCGACGACGTCATTGCCGCGCCGACGCTGCGCGCCAGCGTCACCGTGACCTCGGACGTGGTGCGGGTCGGCGACCTCATCGACAATGCCGGCTCGACCGCGCTGACCCCGGTCTACCGCTCGCCCGATCTCGGCACCACCGGTGCGCTGCCGGTCGCCCAGGTGCTGAGCGTGCTCCGCGCCAAGCAGGTGATCGGCGTGATGACCGGCGACATCAAGGAGGTCCAGGTCACCCGCCTCGCCCGCACGCTCGCGAGCAAGGATCTCGAGACCGCGGTCGCCTCCGCGCTCGAGCGCCGCTTCGGCCTTGGGGATGCCGCCAACATCGCGGTCACCTTCGACCGCGGCGTCTCCGACATGCGGCTGGATGCCTCGAGCACCGGCGCGCTCCAGCCGGTGGCGACGCGCTACGACGCTCGCAGCGGCCGTTTCGACATCGCCTTCGAAGTCAGCAACGACAGCAATTCCACGCCGACCAAGCTGCGCTTCACCGGCACCGCGATCGAGACGGTGGAAGTGGCCGTGCTGACGCGCGACATCGATCGCGCCGACCTGCTCAAATCCTCCGACATCTCGCTGGAACGCCGGCCCAAGGCGGAAGTCACCGGCGAGCCTGCCTCGCGCGAACGCACCATCGGCATGCAGCTGCGCCGGCCGATGCGCGCGGGCACGCCGATCCGCGTCGCCGACATCGTCAAGCCCGACTTCGTGCAGCGCGACCAGAGCGTCACCGTCATCTACCAGGTCCCCGGGATCTATCTCACCACCCGCGGCAAGGCGATCGAGAGCGGCGCCGAGGGCGACATCGTCAGCGTCCTCAACCTCCAGACCAAGCGCACCCTGACCGGAATCGTCACCGGCCGCGGCCAGGTGACGGTCCAGGGTGCCAGCCAGTCCGCGCCGATGGCGCCTGCGGTCGAGCAGACCTCCTCGCTGAAGCGGGACGAAGCGCCCGCACCCGTCGACACTGCAGCTCTGGTCCGGAACCTGGTCCAGGCCCCCGCATCGCAGGCTCAGATCGCACAAGCCCAGATCCCGCAAACTCGCGTCTCGCAAGCTCCAGCCAAGTCAGAGTAA
- the flgG gene encoding flagellar basal-body rod protein FlgG, which translates to MQALHTAATGMAAQELNVQVISNNIANLRTTGFKKQTAAFQDLIYEHVRRVGAQASDQGTIVPVGVDIGGGVKTVGTPRSMTQGTLSQTGNDLDLAVSGDGFFKILMPDGTYQYTRDGTFQMDNQGRVVTAQGNPVQPTITIPQNASGLAVNEQGQVSVTLPGSSTSTVLGQIGLTRFINKAGLQPVGSNQFTETPSSGPPQDGTANAEGYGKITQGSLEQANVDVVSEMSDLIAAQRAYEMNAKVISAADQMMQSTTALFR; encoded by the coding sequence ATGCAGGCGCTTCACACCGCAGCGACCGGAATGGCGGCACAGGAACTCAACGTTCAGGTGATCTCCAACAACATCGCCAACCTCCGCACCACCGGCTTCAAGAAGCAGACCGCGGCGTTCCAGGACCTGATCTACGAGCACGTCCGCCGCGTCGGCGCGCAGGCCTCCGACCAGGGCACCATCGTGCCTGTCGGCGTCGACATTGGCGGCGGCGTCAAGACCGTCGGCACGCCGCGCAGCATGACGCAAGGAACGCTGTCGCAGACCGGCAACGATCTCGACCTCGCGGTCTCGGGCGATGGCTTCTTCAAGATCCTGATGCCCGACGGCACCTACCAGTACACCCGCGACGGCACCTTCCAGATGGACAATCAGGGCCGCGTCGTCACCGCGCAGGGCAACCCGGTGCAGCCGACGATCACGATCCCGCAAAATGCCTCGGGCCTCGCCGTCAACGAGCAGGGCCAGGTCTCGGTGACGCTGCCGGGCTCGTCAACCTCGACCGTGCTCGGCCAGATCGGCCTCACCCGGTTCATCAACAAGGCCGGCCTTCAGCCGGTCGGCAGCAATCAGTTCACCGAGACGCCCTCCTCCGGTCCGCCGCAGGACGGCACCGCGAACGCCGAGGGTTACGGCAAGATCACGCAAGGCAGCCTGGAGCAGGCCAATGTCGACGTCGTCTCGGAGATGAGCGACCTGATTGCCGCGCAGCGCGCCTACGAGATGAACGCCAAGGTCATCAGCGCCGCCGACCAGATGATGCAATCGACCACGGCGCTGTTCCGCTGA
- the flgF gene encoding flagellar basal-body rod protein FlgF yields the protein MQNALLIGLSRQMTLERQMDVIANNVANANTNGFKADHSLFEEYLNSNAREDNFIGSDRRVSYVQDRGTFRDVGQGAMEETKNPLDVAISGNAFFAVQANGAERYTRDGKFTLSSTGQLVTSDGNLVLGTGGPITFQPTDHDINIAPDGTITVLEGTAKTDSIRGKIRMVSFDDPAKLTKLGANLYDAGSATQQADTKSTAQQGYIEKSNVNAVGEMSRMVEVMRSYTAIANLLQQQSDLHKSAIEKLADVPA from the coding sequence ATGCAGAACGCGCTTCTGATCGGCCTGTCGCGGCAGATGACGTTGGAACGGCAGATGGATGTCATCGCCAACAACGTCGCCAATGCCAACACCAACGGCTTCAAGGCCGACCATTCGCTGTTCGAGGAGTACCTCAACTCGAACGCGCGCGAGGACAATTTCATCGGCTCCGACCGCCGCGTCTCCTATGTGCAGGACCGCGGCACCTTCCGCGACGTCGGCCAGGGGGCGATGGAGGAGACCAAGAACCCGCTCGACGTGGCGATCTCCGGCAACGCGTTCTTCGCGGTGCAAGCCAACGGCGCCGAGCGCTACACCCGCGACGGCAAATTCACGCTCAGCAGCACCGGCCAGCTCGTCACCTCCGACGGCAACCTCGTGCTCGGCACCGGCGGCCCGATCACGTTCCAGCCGACCGACCACGACATCAACATCGCGCCCGACGGCACCATCACCGTGCTCGAGGGCACCGCCAAGACCGACTCGATCCGCGGCAAGATCCGCATGGTGTCGTTCGACGATCCGGCCAAGCTGACCAAGCTCGGCGCCAACCTCTACGACGCCGGCTCCGCGACCCAGCAGGCCGACACCAAGTCCACCGCGCAGCAGGGCTACATCGAGAAGTCGAACGTGAATGCGGTCGGCGAGATGAGCCGCATGGTCGAGGTCATGCGCAGCTACACCGCCATCGCCAACCTGCTGCAGCAGCAAAGCGACCTCCACAAATCGGCGATCGAGAAGCTCGCCGACGTTCCGGCCTGA
- the fliL gene encoding flagellar basal body-associated protein FliL, with the protein MAENEAEGGAATEGAEAAPPKNKLKLIIMAVGLLAVLGGGAATWFFFFRHGEDEHHAEAAPPPKPPAFVDVPDMMVNLAGAPGERVQYLRLKIVLELKEEKQIEAIKPTMPRVTDIFQTYVRELRPSDLNGSAGIFRLKEELTKRVNAAVAPIQVSAVLFKEVVVQ; encoded by the coding sequence ATGGCAGAGAATGAAGCGGAAGGCGGCGCAGCCACTGAGGGCGCAGAAGCCGCTCCGCCGAAGAACAAGCTGAAGCTCATCATCATGGCCGTCGGCCTGCTCGCCGTCCTCGGCGGTGGGGCCGCGACCTGGTTCTTCTTCTTCCGCCATGGCGAGGACGAGCATCACGCCGAGGCGGCGCCGCCGCCCAAGCCCCCGGCGTTCGTCGACGTCCCCGATATGATGGTCAACCTTGCCGGCGCGCCGGGCGAGCGCGTGCAATATCTGCGGCTCAAGATCGTGCTGGAGCTGAAGGAAGAGAAGCAGATCGAGGCGATCAAGCCGACGATGCCGCGCGTCACCGACATCTTCCAGACCTATGTGCGCGAACTGCGCCCCTCCGACCTCAACGGCTCCGCCGGCATCTTCCGCCTCAAGGAAGAGCTGACCAAGCGCGTCAACGCGGCGGTCGCGCCGATCCAGGTCAGCGCGGTGCTGTTCAAGGAAGTCGTGGTCCAGTGA
- the fliM gene encoding flagellar motor switch protein FliM: MAGNEQMDQDAIAAQWEASLDSEDPAEAAKAAAENELSETMALQWAAMVEDGSRDLGTGKNSGERVLSQEEIDNLLGFTVGDVTLDDHSGIRAIIDSAMVSYERLPMLEIVFDRLVRLLTTSLRNFTSDNVEVSLDRITSVRFGDYMNSIPLPAVLSVFKAEEWENFGMATVDSNLIYSMIDVLLGGRRGTSQLRIEGRPYTTIETELVKRLVEVVLADAEQAFRPLSPVTFTIDRLETNPRFAAISRPANAAILVRLRIDMEDRGGNIELLLPYATIEPIRGVLLQMFMGEKFGRDPIWEGHFATEIVQAEIAVDAVLYEADIPLKQLMRLKVGDTLPLDMRADANVTVRCGDVTLTEGRMGRVGDRVAIRVTKPLRKPSTTLAMFEKVDEQNKMMEAP; encoded by the coding sequence ATGGCCGGCAACGAGCAGATGGACCAGGATGCGATTGCCGCCCAATGGGAGGCGTCGCTCGATTCCGAGGATCCCGCGGAAGCCGCGAAGGCTGCTGCTGAAAACGAGCTATCGGAGACCATGGCCCTGCAATGGGCGGCCATGGTCGAGGACGGCAGCCGCGATCTCGGCACCGGCAAGAACTCCGGCGAGCGGGTGCTGTCGCAGGAGGAGATCGACAATCTCCTCGGCTTCACCGTCGGCGACGTCACACTCGACGACCATTCCGGCATCCGCGCGATCATCGATTCGGCGATGGTCTCCTACGAGCGTCTGCCGATGCTCGAAATCGTCTTCGACCGCCTGGTGCGGCTGTTGACGACGTCCTTGCGCAATTTCACCTCCGACAACGTCGAAGTCTCGCTCGACCGCATCACCTCGGTGCGCTTCGGCGACTACATGAACTCGATACCGCTGCCGGCCGTGCTCTCGGTGTTCAAGGCCGAGGAGTGGGAAAACTTCGGCATGGCGACGGTCGATTCCAACCTGATCTACTCGATGATCGACGTGCTGCTCGGTGGCCGCCGCGGCACCAGCCAGCTCCGCATCGAGGGCCGGCCCTACACCACGATCGAGACCGAACTCGTCAAGCGGCTGGTCGAGGTGGTGCTGGCCGATGCCGAGCAGGCGTTTCGGCCGCTGTCGCCGGTGACCTTCACGATCGACCGGCTCGAGACCAATCCGCGCTTTGCCGCGATCAGCCGTCCCGCCAACGCCGCGATCCTGGTGCGCCTGCGCATCGACATGGAAGACCGCGGCGGCAATATCGAGCTGCTGCTGCCTTACGCCACCATCGAACCCATCAGGGGCGTGCTGCTCCAGATGTTCATGGGCGAAAAGTTCGGCCGCGACCCGATCTGGGAGGGCCATTTCGCCACCGAGATCGTGCAGGCCGAGATCGCCGTCGATGCCGTGCTCTACGAGGCCGACATTCCGCTCAAGCAGCTGATGCGGCTCAAAGTCGGCGACACCCTGCCGCTGGACATGCGGGCCGATGCCAACGTGACCGTGCGCTGCGGCGACGTCACCCTGACCGAGGGGCGGATGGGCCGGGTCGGCGACCGCGTCGCGATCCGCGTGACGAAACCCTTGCGCAAGCCAAGTACGACACTTGCGATGTTCGAGAAGGTGGACGAGCAGAACAAGATGATGGAGGCCCCATGA